The DNA region ATTACAGCTACATCCGCCTCTGCAAGCACCCTCGAATCAGTAGTGGCTGAGAAGCCATGTTTGAGCATATCGTTAATGTCCCGGTCCGAGAGATCGTCGATATGTGACCGACCATTATTGAGTGCCGATGTCACCCCCGAGTTGACATCGAGGCCAATAACGTTGAGGCCAGCCATAGTGGCCTCCCGGGCCAACGGAAGCCCGACATACCCTAACCCAATAATTACTGTTTGCATGCTCATCTTTCCTTTCGTAACGATAGCAACCTATTCGACTCTATTTCTAACTCGACGGCTCCTGCCTCTCAGTGCCGAACTGAAGGCGCTAGCTGCGCAATCGTTCGCTTCTAGGATACTCGAACGCCTACCTTGCGCCCGTTATTCGTGCTGGATGGCCGCTGGGTAGTCAGCCGCCTCTAAGGCCGCCGCACATAGCTACAGAGGCAGGAGTGGGTGGTTGCAGGATATTGAATGACCGACCGTATACAAAACTACTCATGGCCGAATGCTGGCGGGCGTGCGACCTAAATCTCTGGGCCAGAGTCAGGCAAGGGCCCTTGTTTCAATGGTGATGCACTTGAGCGCTGAGACGCACAATGCAGGCCCACCAGCGAGCCAATTTGATTCATGCTAGCTAGCTGATTGTGTTCATGGTCGCCCCTCCTCGCCTCCTCGACCAGGATTCAACTTCGCCGCGTAGCTCGGGTCTTCCGTAGTCGATGAAGTTGCTTCTTCATAATCCGAGCTAGGGCATTATTTCCCGCAAAGATAAACGGCCAATACAGAAGCGCCACGCCCATTGAGGGAGTGCTGTAGTCAGTTCCCTCGAACCATTCTTTCAACTTACGCGCCACTGCATCCCGGCCCGAGATTGAAACAACCTCACCTCGTCCAACCTTTGAACCAGACTCAACTGCAAGACATCGCGAGACCCATTTGCTCGGAGTAGATTCATGAACGAAACCGTCTATCGAACCCAAAACAATCGGACTGTTATCTCGAAATGGGCGATTGTAGTAGACCACTGGAGTCCCGCAAAGCAGCGATTCGTGAATCACATTGCCAAAACTCTCCCCCTTCTGCGCCGCGTGAACAAAAACATCAGCGGACCAATAGTACTCGCGCAATACTGCATCATCGGACACAGAGGGCTGAACTATGACGTTTTGGAACGGCTCTAATTTCCTGCACAGCTCGGGTGGGCAACCAACCAATACCAGTAACCACGAACTCGGCAAACGCGTAGCTAGTTCGATATAGCTACTGTGCCACTTGCTATCAATAGGTGAACCTATACGTAGAAGCACCCGCTCTGCCCCACCTGCGAAGCGCTGCCGTGCCGATACCCACTCTTGCCTAGATGGGGGCCGAAAATAGCGATCATTCTGCGGATTGGGCAACTCAATGATCCGAGTTCGCGAGCTCAGCCGAATACCCGTTGCAGAGCGATACTGAAGGGAGCACCATCCGGACATGAGACCGACAGTCCGCGAAACAGGTAGCTCGTCTAACGCACAATCGTCCTCAGCAAATATGTTATGAGTTAGCAATCGGGGGTGACTACCTGTTTCGTCTGATGCCAACAATTGCGCCAGTACCTCCAGAGCCAACGGCTCAATGGTGGTGTGATGGAAGTGAACGACATCAATTTTGGGCGGACGCGCCCCGCTGTCTCGGAGGACAGTGGCTCCAGCTTGTTCTGCTTCGTCAACCCTGGACGGATGGAGCGTAGATGTAGGGAGTATCCACACTTCGAACCCGATTGACCTCCAGCACCTGGCAAACTGCACTGCGCTTCGGCTCGTTCCGCCGAGACTCGGGTCGTTCACAAGGATCACTACCGTAGGCATTCGGAACCTTTCCTAGCAACAAATGAAAAGACAATTGCCTGCACGATCTGGCTGACTAACAATGCGATACAGACCCCGATCAGAGTGTCAACCAAGGCGAACATGGCGATAAGCGAAAGGGAAGCGACAGTAGATACGGAAAGAAAGCTGGCGACGTAGGCGGAGTAACCAAAACTATTGGCTACGCCGATCCGGGACTGCACCCACGAATTGACCGCTGCGTTAACTACAAAGAGAGCAAAGAGCCAGCGGAAATCCTCGTAGGATTTCCCAAGCAGCAAAGGAGCTATCAGGGCCGCGAGGGGCGACAGGATAATCAAGCCGCACGCATATGCTCCCATATAACGGTTAAGTGACCGAAGAGCTACTTTCCGTTCTGATAGGGAAATCGTTTCATTTGCCACGCTAGGTATTGTTATCGCTGTAATTGATGTAGTTATCAAGTGTGCCGGGCTAGCTACGCGATATCCCGCAGCGTAACCACCAGCTTGAGCGCCCCCCATCAACCCACCCACAATTAACACATCTAACTGCTGGAAGGTTGCCATTATCGTCGAGACCCAATAATGACGACTCGTCCGGACCGCCTCTATGAAGGCTGAAAACATGCCCCGTAGGCGTAACGAACTTAGGACGACGATGGCGATCAGTAAAGATGACAAGCAAAGTCCAGCTAGATAGAACACCGTCACTTCTAGACGAGAGAAAAAGAAACCAACGACAATAAAGGTGAAGGGTAGCAACCGCTTCGCGAGAATCAATAGCTCGGCCTTCCGTACCGCTCCTCGCGCGAAGTGCGAGTTTGCTTCGGCGGTGTAGACGACTTCCACAAATACTGCTGCCGCAGCCGCAACGAGAAGCAAGAGATTCTCGCTCCCCCATATCAGCACTGCTAGACCAACGCTAAGAACACCGGACGTGAATGAACCCGCAATACTAACCAGCCTTAAGGTGGTTAAGAGCTGGGCCTGCCCCGGCGCACTAAGATAAATTATACGCATGCTGGCCCCGAAAGTAAGGACCGCGCCTACGAAGGTAGCGGCACTGACGGTCGAAGCATAATAGCCGAAACTGACCGCCTCTAGTTGACGTGCCAGTATTAAGAGTGTGATGGTTTGCAGAACCGTGGATATAACACGCACCAACAAACCTGAAGACATCCGCTTCAAGTAGGAACTAGCCATCAAGCGCCGGCCCTGATAGTCAGCAGTCGAAGACTAACCGAGCAGTGCCGGAAGGCGGGGCACAGCCGAGTTCTAGTCATTTGGAGCTGCCACCCTCTACGTACATTGTCTTCCAAGGCGGCTTAGGCCTAACGGCCAGATCGCCAAACTCGAATTCTATTATATTTGTTAAGTACTTCGACGCAGCGCTAGCGCTCAAGTGGGCCTCAGACCACCGCGCGATTTCGGCGGTGTCAAAAACACCCCCTTCAAGATCGCCGACAAAACTGCGGATTGCTTCGGTCAATTCGCTACTGGACCGGTAAGTATGACCTCGCCGAGGACCTTCCCCACTGAGAAGCGTGGCAGCGCCTACACCCTGACTGCAAAGTACTGGAACCCCTGAGAGTAAAGCTTCGCTAACCACTGCGCCCCACCCATCGAAACGGCTAGGTAAGACGAGACCGGAGGCCCGCTCCAACAATGCACCTACTTCTCTGTGCGGGATTGCTCCTAACCATTCAACGTCTGCCGACGCCGGCCAAGTCATCGCAGCTTCTCGTAATTCCCCATCACCGACGATTGTCAATCCGGCGTCTACACCCGAGGCGGACCATGAGTCGACGAGGGCCCTCACGTTCTTTCGTTCGATTAGCTCGCCAATGAACAGCAAATAATTTTGCTCGGCGTTCGTTGGATTATCCGGTTTACGCGGAGTAGTACTCGTCACTTGCGGGAAGTACCCAAACTCGTAAAATCGTTGCGCTTTGGGCCAAGACTTCGAAAATTGACGGACGGCATGGCTGCCGATACCCAGAACAACGACCGAATTGCGATTGGCTCGGAGGATCTCCGGTAGGTACTTGCCCCATCTAAGCGCCGATAGTAGGCGCTTGCTTGGATCCCAGCCTTCGGTTTGAATAATACAAGAAATGCCGGTTTCCCTAAGCGAAGAAAGCACGAACCGAGAGGCTGCGCTCGCACCGTAACCGGACACAACTACCAGTTTTTCAGTGCGTCTTTCCTGGAGCGTGCGTGGCCACGCGTCCGGGTCCCGCACCTCTAGAATCTCAACGCGGCCGAAGTCTGGAGTGCCCCAACCAAGCCGCCTTCGTCTTTCTCCAATCTCGCCTGAGATAACTACACGGACTTCATAGGAGGTTAAGTGGGCAAACTCTGCTATCAGCGGTGCTTGATGGATTGACGGAGAATCAAGCCAGAACTCAACTAAATGAACCACTTGATGCCAGCCTTCCCGTCCATTCCAGATCGACTGTAAACCCTACGCCTTTGTCGAAAACCTCGCCAGCGGGTACCCGTAAGGCCAATGGACCAATCGACAATGTTCCAAAGGAGGAATTTAGGCGAAATTCGCGAATAAACCCAGCATTCAGCCCGCGGCCAACGGTACTTGTGCTTGGCGCCCAACCGAGAAGAATTAGCGCAATATCTTCCGTTGTACTCTCCAAGAGCCCAGGAGCCGCCCTCACTTGTTTAGCCTATCGCTTTGGGGCTGTATCGGATATACGTTCCTTTTTAGCCAGTCACGAGCTGTTTCGTGATCCGTGATGGACTCGATTTCGTCTCGGTCTAGGAAGATGGGGGGTACGCGCACTTCAGATAACGCCCCGTGCTTAGTACTTATGACCGGCTCTTCGGAATCGTCAAACAACTCCTCTGAGAGCTTCTCGTTATCTCGTAGGCCGGTGTACACGATTTCGAGGTTCTTACCAGACTGTTCGATGAGTGTCTTGGCGACGTCAGCGATTTTTATGGGTTCCCCCATGTCCAGCACTAGCGTATCGCCGCTACCACCAACAGCCGCCGCCTGGAGAACTAGTTGGCAGGCTTCCGGAATAGTCATGAAGAATCGGTCCACCTGCGGGTCCGTCACGGTTAGTGGTCCCCCGTCTCTAATTTGTTTCTCGAAGACTGTGAGCACTGATCCGCGAGAACCTAGGACGTTCCCGAAACGCACTGAAACGTACTTCGCCCCAGTCTCGTATGTCGACCTTGCCGCTGTTAACCTTTCCGCAATCCTCTTGCTAGTCCCCAATGACGAACTCGGATTCGCTGCCTTGTCAGTTGATACGTTGATGAAGGTTTCGACGCCACTTTTCGCGGCAGCGTCTAGCAGGTTCAATGTTCCAAGGACGTTTGTCTTAAGCGCCTCCAACGGATAATGCTCCAGGAGCGGCATGTGCTTTAGCGCGGCGGCGTGGAATACTATCTGGGGCTTTCGCAGTTCAAAAATTGCTGTAATCGACTCCCGATCGCGGATCGACGCAAGGATCGTATCGTCGCCGTCTAGCATGGCTTGATCGTGGATTGAAAGCTGAACCGAATGTAGTCCGGATTCGTCACGGTCCAGCATCATGATTTCAGATGGCCGAAATCTAGCAATTTGGCGACACAACTCGGCACCGATGGATCCGCCGGCGCCGGTCACCATTATTCGCTTACCTCGGAGGTATTCAGCAATCTGTGTCTGGTTCAGGTTCGCGGGTTTACGGCCGAGGAGATCGTTGACATTGATCTCTCGAAGCTCGTTAGCCGCGACTCTTCCTCTCATCATGGAATCGAGAGGGGGCAGCACGAGAACATGCAGACCTACTGCTTCGGCACGGTCGCGAATATCGATCAGTTCGTCACCCGGCAAGCTTGGCACAGCAAGAAGTAATGTGGTGGCGCCAGTTTTCTTGGCAATTTCTTCGAGTCTCTCGCGCCCCCCGTAGACGCGAACCCCCTCGATAACCATGTGTCGTTTAGCATTATCGTCATCCAAGATCGCAACTGGATTATACTGCGACACTCTTGAACGACGCAGCTGCCGGACTAGCTGAAGTCCTCCGTCCCCAGCGCCGAATACTAGAGCTCGCTCCGCACCTTCGGCTGCTCCTGCACCGAATAACCTCTTACGTCGTACCAGCGACCTCAGGACGAGAGCGGACAGAATGGTGAATGCGCCCGCGACGATAGGTGTCGAACGGGGTACCCCGTCTATCTGTCCTGCAACGATATGACCAAGGAATATAAGAAGGGTGGAAGTTGCAAAAACGAACGTCACGACGCTGGATTCAAGAACGCTTCCAGGCACGTACCGTCCGCGGTATAACCCAGTGAACCAACCGATGATCCATGTCAGAGCCACCAATGCTGAGAGAACTAAGTAGAAGCGACCAGAACCGAGGCCCCGAGCAAGTTCGTCTACAGCGAAATCGAAACGCATCCACAACGCACCGACAAGCATCACCGACCATAAGAACGCGTCGACAACGATCCATTGTGACGGTTTAGGCCCGACGGCCCGCCAAACTGGGCTAATATTCTGCCCTGCTCGTTCAATGCCGGTCATTATCAGTCCTCGGTTACGCGTGGGGAGGTTTCGGGAGTACGACACCTTCAAGCTTCCCCTGGTGTGGAGCGACTCTTGGACGAGTAATAGTATGTGTCGTAATAGGCGGCCGAGCCCTTCTTCGCAGGCTTATTGGCCACCGATATCAATCCCAGCAGAGTTGCATCTGCCTTTTCTAGATTATCGACTGCATGGGAAACCTGGTCGCTTGTGGTGCGATGCGATCGCACCACAAGAAGCGCTCCATCTGTTGCTCGAGCAAGAATCGCACCGTCGGTCACCGGAAGTAGTGGTGGGGAATCAAAAATCACGTAATCATATATACGGCGGAGTTTATCGATCAATTCAGTAGCCATATCAGACGCGAGTAATTCGGAGGGGTTGGGCGGCAGCGGGCCGCACGCCAGCAGATCCACTCCGTCGTGCCGTGTCTCCTGTACCACGTCCTCAAATTCGGCTTGACCGGAGAGGATATTGGTCAAGCCCACCTTATCCGGCATCGACATGTAGTTGACCACGAGCGGCCGACGGAGGTCCGCCTCGACCAGAAGGACCCGATTGCCCGCCTCCGCGAGAGCGAGCGAGAGGTTAATGGCGGTCTCGGATTTACCCTCCTCAGCCACCGACGAGGTCACGACGATCACGCGCGGGGGGTTGTCAACATTGAGAAACTGCAGGTTTGTCCGTAGGCGCCGGAAAGACTCCGCCGCCGGGGAATGCCCCTCGCGGAATGGGACGAGATGCTCTGCCCCCTTCTCTTTGTCCTCGCTCCTCCGGAAGGGAATCGAACCAACGACAGGCGTACCCGCTATCGCTTCCAGTTGTTCTCTCGACTTGACCCTCCGATCCAGCGCATTGATAAGAAGTGCCAGGCCTACGCCGGCGAGCAAGCCAAGGACGAGTCCGATCGCCACGTTTTGTTCTGTCTTAGGGGCTATGGGAGTTCGCGGCAATTCAGGCGGGCTAATAACAGTGAGCTTTGCCAGGGCAGGACCGCCGCCATCTGGAGTTTCGAGTCGCCTAATTACTTCGGGTAGCACCTCGCCGAACCCCTGCGCAAGGGCAAGAGCTCGTTGGGGTTCGGAATCAGTCACAGCGACGTTCAGTAGTACGGTATTAGCGTCAGCGGCTGCTGAGGTTCGGTTCGTAACCTCGCCGGGATCGATGTTTGCGCCACTTGCCTCCGAGACCTCCGACGCTATGTCAGTGCTCTTTACTAGCGCGGCATACGACTGCACTCGCTGTTGCGCACCAAGCGACCCCTGATACGCCGTTGCGGCAGCATTTTCCCCTCCAGCGACCGTCACGTAAAACTGCACATCGGCCTGATAGGTGGGCGTCGTGAGCAAACTCAAACTTAAGGCCAGGACTCCCCCGACGAGCGTCGAAGCCATTATTGCTATCCAACGGGCACGGAATATTGACAGCAGGTCCCGCAGATCCACTCCAGGTCCTTCCCTCTTGGTAGTTAAAGAATCGACCCAGCTTATTGGATACACATCGGGCCACCTGCTCACACTACTCGGCTGAGGCGCACCTCAACACTGACAGTTCTCGCGATAACAATTAGTTCACCCAACCTGCTGGGGAACGTGTACCAACCGGTGGGTTGGCTGAGCCGTTAGTAGGCGGTTATTTGCCGCAGGCGTTGTGCGTTCGGTGGTAGCTGTGTTCGTGGATGAGGGCAGGTAGCCGGTCCCGCCGCTCGTATCCGCGGATTGACAATGGGGGACCCCAGCTGCCCGCCAGGGTGCGGTGTATGGAATCGATCTTGCCGTTGGTCTGCGGGCGGTCCGATGGGTCCTTCACGATCTGATGCACAGGTCTCGGCATACGCGAAGCCAGATGCGGGCCTTGTAGCAGGAGCCGTTGGCACTAAGCGCGCGTCGTTCGTTGACGCCTCGGTAGGCGAACCACTCCACCCGTTGATCAAGACGGCATCGGCGCGGTCGCACCGGTTTCGTCCCCGTGGATCTGGGAGTAGACCAGCCGGGAGTAATCGCCCAGGATCAAGTGCATGAACGCGTGCCCCATCTTCGAATTGGGTGGAGGACTGCTGCACGAATAGCTGCCAGTCGCGGGCCTTCTTGGGGGTGGCGGAGCGGTTGCGGCGGCCATGCGGTCAGCCAGCGACGTACGTCTTCGCGTCCCAACGTACGAGATCCCCGGGGCGGAAGTGCTCGTAGGGGGCACCAGTTCACTGGCTGCCCGGTCGCAGTACAACAACCGGTTTAGTCGGCACCGGAACTGAACGCGGTGCGCGGACCGAGGAGCGACGCCACACGGTGCGGAAATGCCGACTAGGCCAAGCCGTTTACGGAGGAAAGTGAGACCAAACGTCGGGTCACCTCAGGGCTCGTCTTCCGAGGGCTGCGTCGTGGGCAGCTATATCGATCAGGCATCGGCTCGCCGGCCCGGTAGCGGACAGCCCACCTCTCCACCCTGGGCCAGGAACTAAGAACGAGCGATGACTTAGCCGATTGGTACGCCCTGATCCACCACGAGCTGGGCGACACGGAGACGGTGGCGCGGGGTCAACGCAGCGCTCGCGTGGAACCAACGTCTCCGGTCAGCGAATTCCGATAGATCGAGGGATGTTCTGTGAGAGATCATTCCGGCACCGTGATCAGCACGACAGACCGGCCACGTATTACGTTCACCTGCCGAGTGCTTTCTGCTAGAGGGCCGGGAACCGACAACAAATCCTAGTCTCTGCTGTTCACCAAACACTTCGATATGTCCTCACCCAGCGATCCGCAGAAACCCGTGTAGTTCTCGGGCTAACCGTGCATCAGCCCAATCGGCTTCAGCTCTTCCACGCATCGCTCAGTAAGATGATCCCCGTGAGACCGAGCTTCCGGCGACGCCGAAACGCAGCACTAGCGGCTTTCATCGTCGTCGGGTTGTCGGTGGTGGTTGGGCTGACTACCGCACGATCTGTACTTCTTCCTCGTACCGACTCCCCCAAACACGTCGACGCCATCATTGTCGTGGCCGGGGCACAAGACGACCGCTACGAATACGCGCGGCACCTAGCCCAAGCCGGGGTAGCCGACCGCATCTTGGTTTCTAGGCCCGTTCGACTCAGCGGGTCCTTTGCCACTCTCGTAGATTCCTATTGTGGCTCGGCTCCGTTCGTAGGCCGCGATGGTCGACGTATCGATGTGCAATGCTACCGCCCAGACATCGACACTACTGAGGGCGAGACCACAGCCGCTAACCGCATCGCCAGCAAACTAGGTTATGAGTCAGTCCTTGTGGTGACCTACTGGGGCCACGTCTCGAGGGTACGCATATATTTCGAGCAGTGCTTCGAAGGGGCAGTATTTGTTACCGACACTCCGCGACCACTACCGAATTCGAGAAAAAGCGCGCTTATTCACGAGACAGGTGGCTACTTTAAGGCACTGCTCTCGCCCGCCTGTTGATCCGCTCTGGCCGGGTTTGGTCCGGGAAGCTAGCTGCAAGACCTTGCAGCGGAGACTGCCAGTCAGGCGCCAGACTTCCAAACTGGATTAGTCTCCGCTGGGCCCTTCGTGCAGGTGTCGATGTACTCGTATCTGCTCGGCGTCGCTGCCCCTCGTAAAGTATTGGTCGTCTTCGAGGTCGTGATGACCTCCTGGCACAGCTCGTACTCAAGCTGATGGCCAACTAGTCTGCGTGACGCACCCACTGCCAGGTCCCATTTCGGCAGTCCTCAAGTCTAGGAGAACCCGCCGTCCGAGATTCCCCGAGCAGGCCACCCACCTGAGTCTGGCTGACAGACTCTAGCCAACTCGACCATTGGTGCGAATACAGCGTTTGCGAGGGGGATGTATTGGCCCAGCCTCAGGTCATTTGCCCTCTACAGTCTTGTCTTTCGACCAAGGGAAAGGCCCGGTTAGGTTCATCGGGCTGCGAACCCAACCATTCGGGTACGTTGGGGCGCAATAGTACGCTTACGCACCCGAACAGAAGTAAATTAAATTCAAATCCAAAGAATGGACCATACGGCTCAACTAGCGCCCAGACAAGAAAAATTGAACAAATTAACATCGATGCTGCTACTTCGGGTTGGTAAGCCCTTTCCCCCAACCGCACGAATTGAAGCATCAGAAGCCGAATTGTTAGCCACAAAATAAGCGCGCCAGCCGCAATTCCCCCCAAGGCGGCGAAGTACAGCGGCGCGAAGTGTGCCTGCGTATCACTAACCCCGGTGAGCGGTGATGCCGCGAGCTTGGTCCATGCGTCCGAGAGTAGAGCAGTCCTACCGCTTGTGAATCCACCGTAGCCGTCATCGGCGGGTCCTAGAAGGCGGTCAAGTGTATTGAACCTGCCGGGCGCGGTGGCTTGAAGGGTCTGTCTTACGGCAAGCGCCACGCCGCCAGCGATGAGGAATGCTGGCAGCGGTTTGATCCATCCACGTAAGACGCCCACGAGTAGGGCGAGGGCGAGCCCGATAATGCCGGTACGTCCGCCGGACATAAGAATCCCGATGGAGCAGGCGGCCAGACCCGCAAGAGGCAGAAACTGGCCCCCACGTCGCGACCGATATACGATCAACCACACGATGATGGCGATAGCCAAGTCCATCGACACTCGAATCGAAGAGGATGCCAGCCCTGTAAGCCTGGCTTCGCCAGCATCCTGATTTGGGGTCAGTAGTGTAGCCACTCCGATTCCGGCGGCGTTGCCTACCAGTACAGCCGCGCTGAGTGTGGCAGTGGCAGCGAAGCCGAGAAAGATGGGCCACGGGTTTGGTATGTGAGCGATGACTGTCCATGCGAGAATCGCTGCGCACAACATGACGATCCCCTCTATCGGCAAGTCCCCCCGATACCAGGTAAGTAGTGCGGCCAGGATACCGGTGAGCGCGATAGGAACTGCCCAGGATGGACGCCCTCTCACCGTCGTCTTCCCAATCGCCCAGAGTCGTGCCACCAGTAGCAGTGCGAGCCCATACCGTGCAGCGTCGAAGACTGCAGGCGGCAGGGTGGCGATCGACCAAATTGGGAAGAGCGCTCCAAGCATGAACAAGACTACTGGCACCCGTGGCACTAGTCCGATGAGAAGTATGGCCGTAGCACCTGTCGCCAAGAGTAGGGCTTCAGTCAGTAAAGGCACGACGGGGACATTACCCGCGAAGTCTGAGGCCATGTGAATTTGTTCGAGCCGTCGGCGCCAAGTCACCCCTATACGACGTTTGTGGGCTGCTTCAAAACACCGATTTCTCTCCTGAATCGCACTGGGCCTGATGGATGGTCGGGCTTGGATTCCAATCTGGGCCGGGTCGGACCGCTTCGTAGCGTAGAACGTCTCCCTGAACTCTGCTGGAGCATGTCATTGACGTAGCCGTGCAGCCAGGCGTTGTTCTGCCAGTGGACCCAGCTCAAGCTGGCCAGCTCGACGTGCTCGACGGCCTTCAGCGGCCGCCCCGCGTGGGCAGGGCCGCGGATGAGCTCGGCTTCGTTCAGCCTGTAGGGGCTGATCAGGATCTTCGGCTCAATCGGGTACCCGTCGCGGTCACGTTGCCACAGCGCCATCCGCAGCGGCGTCATCACCACATCCGTGGCCATGGTGGTGGCCGCGTTCCAGGCAACGATCCGCTGGGCGAACACGTCGACGATGAACGCCACGTAGGTGAGGCCGGCTCAGC from Dietzia sp. B32 includes:
- a CDS encoding glycosyltransferase, which encodes MPTVVILVNDPSLGGTSRSAVQFARCWRSIGFEVWILPTSTLHPSRVDEAEQAGATVLRDSGARPPKIDVVHFHHTTIEPLALEVLAQLLASDETGSHPRLLTHNIFAEDDCALDELPVSRTVGLMSGWCSLQYRSATGIRLSSRTRIIELPNPQNDRYFRPPSRQEWVSARQRFAGGAERVLLRIGSPIDSKWHSSYIELATRLPSSWLLVLVGCPPELCRKLEPFQNVIVQPSVSDDAVLREYYWSADVFVHAAQKGESFGNVIHESLLCGTPVVYYNRPFRDNSPIVLGSIDGFVHESTPSKWVSRCLAVESGSKVGRGEVVSISGRDAVARKLKEWFEGTDYSTPSMGVALLYWPFIFAGNNALARIMKKQLHRLRKTRATRRS
- a CDS encoding glycosyltransferase family 4 protein, with amino-acid sequence MVHLVEFWLDSPSIHQAPLIAEFAHLTSYEVRVVISGEIGERRRRLGWGTPDFGRVEILEVRDPDAWPRTLQERRTEKLVVVSGYGASAASRFVLSSLRETGISCIIQTEGWDPSKRLLSALRWGKYLPEILRANRNSVVVLGIGSHAVRQFSKSWPKAQRFYEFGYFPQVTSTTPRKPDNPTNAEQNYLLFIGELIERKNVRALVDSWSASGVDAGLTIVGDGELREAAMTWPASADVEWLGAIPHREVGALLERASGLVLPSRFDGWGAVVSEALLSGVPVLCSQGVGAATLLSGEGPRRGHTYRSSSELTEAIRSFVGDLEGGVFDTAEIARWSEAHLSASAASKYLTNIIEFEFGDLAVRPKPPWKTMYVEGGSSK
- a CDS encoding nucleoside-diphosphate sugar epimerase/dehydratase yields the protein MTGIERAGQNISPVWRAVGPKPSQWIVVDAFLWSVMLVGALWMRFDFAVDELARGLGSGRFYLVLSALVALTWIIGWFTGLYRGRYVPGSVLESSVVTFVFATSTLLIFLGHIVAGQIDGVPRSTPIVAGAFTILSALVLRSLVRRKRLFGAGAAEGAERALVFGAGDGGLQLVRQLRRSRVSQYNPVAILDDDNAKRHMVIEGVRVYGGRERLEEIAKKTGATTLLLAVPSLPGDELIDIRDRAEAVGLHVLVLPPLDSMMRGRVAANELREINVNDLLGRKPANLNQTQIAEYLRGKRIMVTGAGGSIGAELCRQIARFRPSEIMMLDRDESGLHSVQLSIHDQAMLDGDDTILASIRDRESITAIFELRKPQIVFHAAALKHMPLLEHYPLEALKTNVLGTLNLLDAAAKSGVETFINVSTDKAANPSSSLGTSKRIAERLTAARSTYETGAKYVSVRFGNVLGSRGSVLTVFEKQIRDGGPLTVTDPQVDRFFMTIPEACQLVLQAAAVGGSGDTLVLDMGEPIKIADVAKTLIEQSGKNLEIVYTGLRDNEKLSEELFDDSEEPVISTKHGALSEVRVPPIFLDRDEIESITDHETARDWLKRNVYPIQPQSDRLNK
- a CDS encoding polysaccharide biosynthesis tyrosine autokinase, whose translation is MDLRDLLSIFRARWIAIMASTLVGGVLALSLSLLTTPTYQADVQFYVTVAGGENAAATAYQGSLGAQQRVQSYAALVKSTDIASEVSEASGANIDPGEVTNRTSAAADANTVLLNVAVTDSEPQRALALAQGFGEVLPEVIRRLETPDGGGPALAKLTVISPPELPRTPIAPKTEQNVAIGLVLGLLAGVGLALLINALDRRVKSREQLEAIAGTPVVGSIPFRRSEDKEKGAEHLVPFREGHSPAAESFRRLRTNLQFLNVDNPPRVIVVTSSVAEEGKSETAINLSLALAEAGNRVLLVEADLRRPLVVNYMSMPDKVGLTNILSGQAEFEDVVQETRHDGVDLLACGPLPPNPSELLASDMATELIDKLRRIYDYVIFDSPPLLPVTDGAILARATDGALLVVRSHRTTSDQVSHAVDNLEKADATLLGLISVANKPAKKGSAAYYDTYYYSSKSRSTPGEA
- a CDS encoding O-antigen ligase family protein produces the protein MATLLTPNQDAGEARLTGLASSSIRVSMDLAIAIIVWLIVYRSRRGGQFLPLAGLAACSIGILMSGGRTGIIGLALALLVGVLRGWIKPLPAFLIAGGVALAVRQTLQATAPGRFNTLDRLLGPADDGYGGFTSGRTALLSDAWTKLAASPLTGVSDTQAHFAPLYFAALGGIAAGALILWLTIRLLMLQFVRLGERAYQPEVAASMLICSIFLVWALVEPYGPFFGFEFNLLLFGCVSVLLRPNVPEWLGSQPDEPNRAFPLVERQDCRGQMT